One window from the genome of Amphiprion ocellaris isolate individual 3 ecotype Okinawa chromosome 23, ASM2253959v1, whole genome shotgun sequence encodes:
- the cited1 gene encoding cbp/p300-interacting transactivator 1: MTSLLFPGNAHAAMKDLSSSSSPLTSLLHYPSSKTSVVPFSPSAGPPSSPGSPLTSAPLSKPQPFCLQTGPHLIASMQLQKLNSHYQNLAGSATGHPAPGGAQRGFGASPLGTSNQLLGSTGALGGGGMGIGMGNQSSGAGGIIDFDPVDEEVLMSLVVELGLDRANELPELWLGQNEFDFMSDVPAGC; encoded by the coding sequence ATGACCTCACTGCTGTTCCCTGGCAACGCCCACGCTGCGATGAAggacctctcctcctcctcctcacctctcacctccctcctccactACCCGTCCTCCAAGACCTCCGTCGTGCCCTTCTCGCCGTCCGCCGGTCCCCCCTCCTCGCCCGGCTCGCCGCTGACCTCGGCGCCGCTCTCCAAACCTCAGCCGTTCTGCTTGCAGACGGGGCCTCACCTCATCGCAAGCATGCAGCTGCAGAAGCTCAACTCGCACTACCAGAACCTGGCCGGCTCCGCCACCGGACACCCTGCGCCTGGTGGGGCTCAGAGGGGCTTCGGCGCCTCACCGCTGGGCACCAGTAACCAGCTGCTGGGGTCGACCGGGGCCCTCGGTGGAGGCGGGATGGGGATCGGCATGGGGAACCAAAGCTCCGGAGCCGGTGGAATTATCGACTTTGACCCGGTGGACGAGGAGGTCCTCATGTCCCTGGTGGTGGAGCTGGGTTTGGACCGAGCCAACGAGCTGCCGGAGCTCTGGCTGGGGCAGAATGAGTTTGATTTCATGTCAGACGTTCCTGCCGGATGCTGA